TTTGGCAAAGCTGCTGAGCTCGAGCCTGAAACAGAACACTTCTATCCCCCGAaagacagagcagctcctcatcCAGGGCTCCAACAAGCCTGTGGTGAGTAACTTGGAGGAGAACGTGCGGGGCTATGACTGGTCTACACACAAGGACAGGAACAGCTTGGACCAAGAGAAGCTGCAGGTAGAGAGGCAGAGAACATTGCGGGAGTTTTGTGCCAATTCCAGCTTCACCTTCCCCACCAAGGAGCGCTCCTTCGATGACATTCCAAACTACGAGCTCAACCACCTGATCGTGGATGACCGCCACGGCGTCATCTACTGCTACGTGCCCAAGGTGGCCTGCACCAACTGGAAGCGTGTGATGATCGTGCTAAGTGAGAGCCTGCTGGACCAGGGGGTCCCCTACCGGAACCCTCTGGACATCCCCCGGGAACACGTCCACAACACCAGCACCCACCTGACGTTCAACAAATTCTGGCGCCGCTACGGGAAGTTCTCCCGGCACCTGATGAAGATCAAGTTGAAGAAGTACACCAAGTTCCTCTTTGTACGAGACCCCTTTGTCCGCCTCATCTCCGCTTTTCGCAGCAAATTCGAGCTGGAGAACGAGGACTTCTACCGGCGTTTCGCCATCCCCATGCTAAAGCTCTACTCCAACCACACCAACCTTCCCACCTCCGTTAGCGAGGCCTTCGGGGCAGGCCTCAAAGTCTCCTTTTCTGACTTCATCCAGTACTTACTGGATCCCAGGACAGAGAAGATTGCCCCCTTCAATGAGCACTGGAGGCAGGTTTACCGTCTGTGCCACCCGTGCCAGATAGACTATGATTTCATCGGGAAGCTGGAGACGCTGGATGAGGATGCTGCTTATTTATTGCAGCTCCTCAAAGTGGACAGGCTGCTTCGCTTCCCACCCAGCTATCGGAACAGgactgccagcagctgggaagatAACTGGTTTGCCAAAATCCCACTGGcttggaggcagcagctctacAAGCTTTATGAAGCAGATTTTGTACTCTTTGGCTACCCCAAGCCAGAAAACTTGCTTAAAGACTGAAAGTGATTGGGCACTGGGTGTGGGAGGGAACATCTGAAATACCAAAAACGTTTAAATCCTCCTCATTTTTGCTCTTAACTCCCTTCCCAATGCAAGTTGGTACaatggaatatattttttctactGCTTCCCCTTCCATTTTTACAATAATGCCAGAGTCCAGGGTATTACAGCCAGCTGTGCATATgcaaaaaatgccattttttgggttatcatttgttttctgttttttaaaatgtcccCATACTTTGCAATGGGTTGCTGCCCTTGGTCACTCTGCCAATCATGTCCTTCAGTAGCTTTttattaatactttttaaaaattaatatatttaagatatttaaaacaaagtgtGTGTCATggcaaaggaagggaaggaattaaaaaaaagtaaaagaaaaccCCAAGAAATTATGTACCTGCCTCTGTGTGTTGTCTCAGGGCTGCTGTTTCAGAGGTCGAAGGTTTGCAGAGCACTTGGATCTCTCTGGGGGTTGGGAATGTTGGGAGCTGGTGGTCATTCAAGATGGTCTTGAGGCAGTGAGATGGGTGCCTGACTTTGCCAAACAGGCCTGGAAGAGCACCTGGAAGGACTCTGACTCACACTACTCACAGGTGTGGAGTGTGACACCAGGGTCACAGGAAGGaaatggcactgggagcagtgaCAAGAGGTCCTGTGGGGTGTTTTGGGGCATGCAGGTGACCAACACAGCACCTCTGCACTGCCTGACCTTTTGGCAAAGTACTGTGGAACTCTGCTGTCCACAAAGCTGAGGTTCAGCCCCTATACACTGCTAGTGTGGAGCATTCCCATGACTTGTCCCTTTCCAGGAGGGTGGTGATGTTCTTGGGGGTTGTGTCCAGCCAGGATGGACAGAGTGCTCCTGGATGGGCGAGCTGGCCAGGCCCTGGTGGTGTGGTGCTCCACGTCCTGGCCACTGCTGCATGCAGTGCAAATCCCTTGAGATCTGTGCTGTGTCCTCATCATCCCTGTGCACACTTTAAGGGAGCATGGCAGGGATGCAGATGCTTATCCTGGGGAGAAGAAGATCCAAAAGGTTTCTTTCAATAAGCAGATGTCAAGGTCAACTCaaagtttttctgctttcagcatTCCAGCTACTGCTTGTGACACCACATCCTCAtctgctgcctttctgcttatTCCAAATGGCTGATGCAGATTTGATCATCTGCCTTGCTGGGACCTGCTGCAGGAGTGATGGTTCCCACTGTGCTGGGAGCATGTGGGCTGCTTCCCAAAGGAAATTAATGCCTTTAGAGACTTTTTGTGTCTCATCAGCTGAAtctgcttctctttctctctctgaattGCTCTGCAAAAACTGTTTGCTTAGCAGATTAGGCAGGCAACTCTTTCAGAGCTGAAACGCTTAATTATTTCCCTGGACTGTGGATGGTATGGGTGATTAAGGTCCAGGGTCAGGCCTTGGGAGacagctctgtgttttgggGAGACTTCTTTGTATTGGCCTTTTACTCAGTTTCTCTCCAAGGCCATCAGCAGGCATgacttttcctctctctctcccccctcaCTTCCCCAGTTTCTGCACAAGTACATCCAGGCACTCCATGCTCTTTCTAATAAATGTGCTGTATCAAGCTTTTTAACCTATAAATGAGACGTAATTGCTGGTAGTTAGATTCAAAACAAAGGGTTTGTTTCTCCTTGTACTCACACCACTCTCCTGTAATTTGTGCAGAGATATTTGCAGTTCAAATGAGCCTGAAGCTGTCGTCAGGGTCTTGGTGCTTTGCTCCTCATAGCTTGGGGAAAAAGGAAGTGTCTGCTTCTGAGTCATTATTTAAAACTAATAATAGAAAAGTGTTGAtctattcaatttttttcccagttaacaGTTAATTGCTGCAAAACAGAAAGATGTAGAGTCTCGTCTCCTGTAATGAGTAATCCCGAGAGTCTCTTGATTCCTGCTACATTTACATTTCTTCAGGGTGGGTTCATCCCTGTCTTCAAAAAACACAGCCTGGATGTTTTCATCTCTTGTCTTTtcaaagtgtttattttttttcctcttttaatttcTATGAAATTGATGTTTAGTATGTGCTGGCATGGGGGGCTGGGGCCAAAGCACAGATGCCGTGTGAGCTTCCCGCCAGCTGCTTCCCCTGCACCTCCTGATCTTGTCCTCTCTCTTCCTGCCCCTCCGAGCAGTGCTTGGCTGCTGGATCCCAGTGCCACAaaccagctgctgcctccccagccACACTTGTCCTGTGATTCATGGCCATGGCCTGTCCCAGGAACATCTTCTCAAGGTCGCTGGCTGGCAGTCATCCAGGGCAGGAGAGGAATGGCTTGCAGTGTTACCATTATTGGCAGCAAGGTCCTGGTTGTGCAATGGGCAGGAAAGGTGCAAAATGGCTGCaaaagctgcccagcagctgctccatgtGATGTGAGAGTGTATCCTTCCCATGTGGCTGCCTTGTGATTTAACAGCCAtagaagaaaaaggtttttccaAGACTCCCTTGCTGACACTGGCTAGACAGGGGAGACTTGGAACACACTGATTTCTCTTTCCACATCCAAAGCTGGATGAAGTGAGTAAATTCCAGCTTTATGTGCTAACACCACTCTGCATCACACTGAGGTCCAAAACACCCCATGTGTGAGGCTGAGCAAGCTGCCTGCATCCCAATGGCTCCATCAGCCTCCCTGGAAGCTTCAGGCAGGAGAATGTACGGATGGCATGAGGCCACCAAGGGCTCTGTGTTCTCTACTTTCCCTTTTTACCTCACCAAGTCCAGCCCTTACTGATATCTCAAACATTTTAGTGCTTGCAGAACTGTCTCAACCACTGTGCTGGGTGCTCCTGGCTCTCTCCTCATTTTCCATTGCCACGCTTCAAAGCTCTTCCCGGGAGGAGCAGTAAAACTCTGATGGGGAGTGTTCATGTTGCAGTGGTTGGCTTCTGGATTCAAAATAACTTGTTCCTTGCTGCTCCTCCCTTTTGAAGCCCTTCTTCCCCACCCTGCCACCACTGTGAATGTATTGTTAAGAAGTCAAAGGGgatccaggctgtgctgagctttgTGGTAAGACCACTGGGTTGCCAGAACTGGGATGTAGCCTCTGGCTttggaaatgtgcattttttgtgggtttcttGCTCTATTCTCATGATGTGAAAGTGTGTATGTGGGGGGGACAAAGACAAAGAGTTCAACCAGCCATGCTTCCTTCCCCCTGGTATCGTAAAGGAGTTGGAATTTGGTGTTTGACTAATAATGGCAGGCAGAATGCATCCGTGCTGGCCTGAAATCAGAAGAGGGCTAAAAATCCTGGAATGTAGATGGTTATGATGCTCGTATCAGTTTCATGAGGGCTGGAAAATGCTTTGAACCAGGCTATTTGTGTCTGAATAAACCTGGCTTTGTCATTTCATGCTCAGCCTGCAAAGTTGTGTCCTGTTCCCCTCTTGGCTTGCTTTTCCCTGGGGTTGACCACTTGGCCAAAGACAGCACGGAGTCTCTAACGAGGCAGAACTGATGTGCAGATGCAAAAATAACCTGGGGGTTTGACCAAGATGTTTCCAGCTGGGTAGAACTGAAACTAGCTTTAGTGCTTGCTCAGCGTCAGAGCCAAAATCTTTACACAACCATTGAACAGATTTGGTTCCTCGCTGTTTGATGCCGGATTCTCTGGTGGAGTGGGATGCATGTGACCTGGCTTTGCAGCCCCTGTGTCCTCCAGGAAAGGGCTGTCAGGTCACAACTCCTTGTTTTTTGAGCAGTGACATGACTTTGTCAGGGTAGGAGTGTCTTTAACACAATGGGTACCTTTGCAtctcagtgggttttttttgccttaacCCTTTAATTCGCTTGTGTTTAGGGGGACAAAAGCACGGAAAACATTCACCCCGGGACAACATGTGAGTGAAGTGTTTTGGCTGTGTGTTTTGCATCCTTCAAGGTGGCACTGGAAGGATGGAGGGCAGGGGATGAATGGCAGCATTGAAAGGGTGGTGAAGAAAAGCCAGTTTGTTCCTTCTTACGTAAGCTGGACCTTTGCAGCGCCCGCGGGGGAAAGCCGGTGACTTGGcagggtgctgcagggctgtggtgcacagcagtgccagggagggTGTGGGGTGTGGTGGCTCAAAAGAAAGTCGTGTTACTTGTATTTAAGGGCTTGCCCACGCTGGTCTTGCTCATAAACCCTCTAGTCAAGGGTGAGAGGGataaataaagcagaatttaaTAAAGCCATTGATCCCTGGCTGTTTGGGAAAGAGATGGGGAGGATGGGTGGTGCTGGCTCTGGAGCTGGCACAGTGCAGCTCTTCTCTGTCCTCGATTCAATCAAATTCGGGATCGAGCTCAGACTGTGCAGCCTGAGGTCTGTCCTTGCAGGAGTTGGGGAGCAATTGCCCTGGTGTCTGTGGCAGAGTGCCGTGCCATGCTGGGAGTGGTGTGGAAGAGCCccgtgctggggcaggagcGATGCTGGAGAGCCCCGTGCTGGATGGGAGGGATGCTGGAGAGCCCCGTGCTGGATGGGAGCGATGCTGGAGAGCCCCGTGCTGGGTGGGAGCGATGCTGGAGAGCCccgtgctggggcaggagcGATGCTGGAGAGCCCCGTGCTGGATGGGAGGGATGCTGGAGAGCCCCGTGCTGGATGGGAGCGATGCTGGAGAGCCCCGTGCTGGATGGGAGGGATGCTGGAGAGCCCCGTGCTGGGTGGGAGGGATGCTGGAGAGCCCCGTGCTGGATGGGAGGGATGCTGGAGAGCCCCGTGCTGGATGGGAGCGATGCTGGAGAGCCCCGTGCTGGGTGGGAGCGATGCTCGGCAGCCGGCGGGGCTGGCTGAGCCTCTCCTCGCTGCTGTGCCTGTGCGAGGCTCCGCGGGAGCCAGGCCGTGCAGCCGCTCTGCTGTGGCCCATTCTGAAACCCGTTTCGTGTTCCTGCCACTGCCCCCGGCCTGGCTCCTGTGGCAGTAGGAGTCCGTCTGTCTCCTACAGGAGCTGTCAGCAGCGGCTCCTGTCACGGATGCCCTGCGAGGTGATGAATAGAGCACAACCCAAAcgcacagcacagctcctgtgctcagcaggagATTGTTTTGTGCAACCTGTGCTGCAGGTGAGCTTGTCTCTGAGACTGGAAAATTAATTGCTGCCACTGAATACTAAAGGCTCTGGAAAACCTCACAGAGGGAGGTGAtttaaaaaagcacagaatCATAGGCTAGCCTGAGTTGTAAGGATCCTGCTCTTAGCCCTGGCCAGGACAttcccaagagtcacaccacgGGTGCTAATGGAGAATGCTGCAGTAATTTTAGCAGACTGCTCCAGAGGGGAAGCAGGGCAAATAAATGTGGCTGTTCATCAGTCTTTTCCCACTGTTTATACTTTAATACTACTGTCTTTTATATCTGGCTTTTCAGGTATTCGTGTCCTTGCCATCTGGGCTGTGAGGTCTGGACCTGGTCCATTGCATTTGGAGAGAGACAGTGACCTCCAGGCTGTGGTGGgatgcagggcagcaggaatttcccttGCAGGGAATGATGTGAACCCAGAGACTCATGCAATGGACCGTGTTTTCCTTCTCAAACCATGAGACAGAGCCAAGGAGCATGTATTTAATTATCAGTGATGCTAATTGTAGCTGTGAGCCCTTTGGTGAGTTCCTCCTGTTTGTCCTCCATAAAGGGAGAGTGCAGACACCTGTTTTCTGGAGAATTCCTGCATGTGGGCTGTGTCCACAGGAGGTTTGGGACTCTCCAGGAGGAGCAGTTCCCTGGGTGGGAGTGTTGGGTTAGAGTGCTGGTAGTGAAAGCCATGCAGAACTGCCTCAATCCAGGCATGTTCTACCATGGGGTTTATCTGGAAGCTGTTGGCATGAGAACATTGATTCAAGAAGTACATATGCTTCGGACAGCTCAAGGGTCTGTGAGCAAAACTCTgccacagaaatgcagaggtCCCAGCTCAccatcctgctctgcccctggctgccttccagaggaagaggaggcacaGAGAGTACCATCAATCTGAACAAAATGTCTTTCTTCATCAGGGGAAATGCTGGGCATTCTTGAGCAGAGTGTGCTCAGCCAGCTGGGATGCCATTAGCAGGGCTGGCACTTCTCACCTCATGAGGGGTTTGTAATTTTGTCTTGGATTCTCATCCTCAGACTGTGCCAGTATCAAAATACTCCCAATCTTGCCCAGACCATGTGTTCAACAAATGAGGGAGACTTTTCCTGACCCACCAAGCAGTGCCTTCATGAATTCCATGTTTTATCCCCCCGGGCAGATGGATCACACGCAGCTTTGGCAAAGCCACATTTTGTGGCAGAGAAGCTGCAGTTTCAGTGTTTATTTCTCTGTCATTGTAGGAATTCAAAATGGATGGAACAAAATGCCATTGGGATTGactcttgttttgtttggacACTACACAGGTCTCTGTGGAAAACATGGGAGGAGTGCAGGGGACAGAGAAGAGCCAAGAAGATGTGTTAAAAAGGCAGTGGTGGCCAAAAGAGTGGTCAGCAGGGagtggagctgggctggggatgtGTATCTGAAGGATAAAAAGGGTGGGGGGAGTGGAGGGCATCTCTAAACAGAATGGGGATTCTGTGGAGTGGGTAAATGCTGAGATGAGTGAGAGGGGCTTCTGAGAAACCAGGTGCCATCTGCTGCAGGGTACCTGTTTGCTGTCCTGTCTGCTCTTCCAGGGGGGAGCAGAGGCTGAaatagaggagaaaagaaataattgaaaaatgaGGTAGTGAAAGCTTATCATAATGCAGCAGGCAAGATCCAAGGGGTTCTGATACAGGATATGGGGACAGATTATCTGAAATTCCTGTGTCTTTGTGAATGGTGCTGGTCATTGTGGACTTGGACCAAACAGTTGTTTAGAGCAGACTAAGAAGAGTGGTGGCCTAAGGTttgcctgtgctgggggaggaaggCTTGCAGCTCTACCAGCTGTCAGTCTCTGCAAGCAGGGCAATGTCCATGGGGGGTGGAAGTGCTGGAGAGATGGTGCCAGTGACCTTTCACATGTTATTGGGCACTTCTGTCTGTCtccagtttttctttccctcaacCTTTGTGTGCTTTATTGATTTCTGACTCTGTATATTTTGTATCTTGGGTAAATCAGAAGTATTTGTCACCTAGAATGATCATGCTGAGAGGGTAAAGCTTTTTACAAAGCCTTTGGTGACCTTTAGCTAATGATAAATCAGTGAACTCAGTGTATATAAGCATTTCTCAAGTGCTGGGTGTTGCTGTGCACAGTGGGGAACCCACCTTGGCATGACACAGCTACCCAGTAGTAGTCTGGGCATGCAGGTCTTCTGAATAAAGGTTCTTGCTTCAGGTCAGGATGACCTAGATTCGTGTTTCTTATCTTCCCCTGTATTTTATGTATTGTGAGAGTGAATGTGATGTGTCAGAACCAAtccacagctctgggcaggtgAACACATGTGAAATGTTTATAGGAGCACATTTCTGATGGAGTGAAATACATGCAAGTGATGGCCTTCTGTTTTCTATCAGCAGAGGATCATTTTTGTGGATACAATTCCTACGTTGCAATGGACTGTGGATTCTAGGACATTTCTCTAGACTAACCCAGTTTTTGTTAGCTCTCCTGAGCAAACCCCGTCGTGTCCCGGGGTGGTTTGTGCTGTGCAGCCACCAGGGTGCTGTGAGTGTGGCACAGTCAAGctctgctggtggctgtgggtGTCCCTCTGGCTGTCCATCCCTGAGCCTGCTTGCtttgtccctgttccctgccctgggcagccagagATGaacccaggcagggctgcaccCTCCAGTTTCCCCTGCGTGGATCCAGCCCCTGGTTAGTGGGGCTGGGAGTCAATCCCAAAACGATGGAACTGGGATCGTGTTGGGTTTCCCTCTTCTTCTTTAGATGCCTCAAATCTGAGCTTCCTGGATTTCTTGGATTCTCAAAATAGCATCAGGTTTCCTTCGAAGCCCTGCCAGCTGCAACAGGAGAGTGAGTACAGCCTATGGTGGGCAGTAAAATTTGTGGTGTTATTCCACAGATACTCCCAGACAGAAGCAATTCTTGTGTTGATTTT
The genomic region above belongs to Vidua chalybeata isolate OUT-0048 chromosome 16, bVidCha1 merged haplotype, whole genome shotgun sequence and contains:
- the CHST12 gene encoding carbohydrate sulfotransferase 12, whose amino-acid sequence is MTKARLLRLSVVLVSIFMILLIIVYWDNVGTAHFYLHTSFSRPRSPGAIAAGEDWEALPDVDEFLAKLLSSSLKQNTSIPRKTEQLLIQGSNKPVVSNLEENVRGYDWSTHKDRNSLDQEKLQVERQRTLREFCANSSFTFPTKERSFDDIPNYELNHLIVDDRHGVIYCYVPKVACTNWKRVMIVLSESLLDQGVPYRNPLDIPREHVHNTSTHLTFNKFWRRYGKFSRHLMKIKLKKYTKFLFVRDPFVRLISAFRSKFELENEDFYRRFAIPMLKLYSNHTNLPTSVSEAFGAGLKVSFSDFIQYLLDPRTEKIAPFNEHWRQVYRLCHPCQIDYDFIGKLETLDEDAAYLLQLLKVDRLLRFPPSYRNRTASSWEDNWFAKIPLAWRQQLYKLYEADFVLFGYPKPENLLKD